A stretch of the Zonotrichia albicollis isolate bZonAlb1 chromosome 31, bZonAlb1.hap1, whole genome shotgun sequence genome encodes the following:
- the LOC141725844 gene encoding uncharacterized protein LOC141725844 isoform X2: protein MPRDTEAEQELSMESREDKCPRQNLVEEAVLSGSTAQEGNGEEKPRRCRTRRGCKRSRRGSEGERASLGREGGRRWSQSSELVLHEQLHDREKPHTCEECGKSFRWNSQLIVHQRTHTGERPYECGECGKSFRWNSDLIKHERIHTGEKPYECGECGKSFRQSSSLISHQRIHTGERPYECSKCGKRFTRSSVLLLHYQSHREERPFQCPDCGKGFKDNSTLVKHRRIHTGERPYECDKCRKRFQNSSHLLQHYCIHTEERPFQCPDCGKGFKRNSTLVIHQRIHTGERPYECPQCGKNFSDSSNLIQHQRRHR, encoded by the exons atgccccgggacactgaggcag agcaggagctgagcatggagagcagggaggacaaatgcccgcggcagaacctggtggaagaggccgttttgagcggctccacggcgcaggaaggcaacggggaggaaaagccccggagatgccgcacgaggaggggctgcaaacgcagccggcggggatctgagggggaaagagccagcctgggccgggaaggcggccggagatggagccagagctcggagctggtgctccatgagcagctccatgatagggagaagccccacacgtgcgaggagtgtgggaagagcttcaggtggaactccCAGCTGATTGTGCatcagaggacccacactggggaacggccctacgagtgtggggagtgtgggaagagcttcaggtggaactccGACCTGATCAAGCAcgagaggatccacactggggagaagccctatgagtgtggggagtgtgggaagagcttcaggcagagctccagcctgatcagccaccagaggatccacactggggagaggccctacgagtgttccaagtgtgggaagaggtttacAAGAAGCTCCGTTCTCCTCCTGCACTATCAgagtcacagagaggagaggcccttccaatgccccgactgtgggaagggattcaaggacaactccaccctcgtcaagcaccggcgcatccacactggggagaggccctacgagtgtgataaatgcaggaagaggtttcagaacagctcccatctcctccagcactattgcattcacacagaggagaggcccttccaatgccctgactgtgggaagggattcaagcgcaactccaccctcgtcatccaccagcgcatccacactggggagaggccctacgagtgtccccagtgtgggaagaactTCTCTGACAGCTCTAACTTGATccaacaccaacggaggcaccggtaa
- the LOC141725844 gene encoding uncharacterized protein LOC141725844 isoform X1 encodes MAADPAAPGRAKAGFPIAKAWEAARKRKMPRDTEAEQELSMESREDKCPRQNLVEEAVLSGSTAQEGNGEEKPRRCRTRRGCKRSRRGSEGERASLGREGGRRWSQSSELVLHEQLHDREKPHTCEECGKSFRWNSQLIVHQRTHTGERPYECGECGKSFRWNSDLIKHERIHTGEKPYECGECGKSFRQSSSLISHQRIHTGERPYECSKCGKRFTRSSVLLLHYQSHREERPFQCPDCGKGFKDNSTLVKHRRIHTGERPYECDKCRKRFQNSSHLLQHYCIHTEERPFQCPDCGKGFKRNSTLVIHQRIHTGERPYECPQCGKNFSDSSNLIQHQRRHR; translated from the exons gaggctgcgaggaagaggaagatgccccgggacactgaggcag agcaggagctgagcatggagagcagggaggacaaatgcccgcggcagaacctggtggaagaggccgttttgagcggctccacggcgcaggaaggcaacggggaggaaaagccccggagatgccgcacgaggaggggctgcaaacgcagccggcggggatctgagggggaaagagccagcctgggccgggaaggcggccggagatggagccagagctcggagctggtgctccatgagcagctccatgatagggagaagccccacacgtgcgaggagtgtgggaagagcttcaggtggaactccCAGCTGATTGTGCatcagaggacccacactggggaacggccctacgagtgtggggagtgtgggaagagcttcaggtggaactccGACCTGATCAAGCAcgagaggatccacactggggagaagccctatgagtgtggggagtgtgggaagagcttcaggcagagctccagcctgatcagccaccagaggatccacactggggagaggccctacgagtgttccaagtgtgggaagaggtttacAAGAAGCTCCGTTCTCCTCCTGCACTATCAgagtcacagagaggagaggcccttccaatgccccgactgtgggaagggattcaaggacaactccaccctcgtcaagcaccggcgcatccacactggggagaggccctacgagtgtgataaatgcaggaagaggtttcagaacagctcccatctcctccagcactattgcattcacacagaggagaggcccttccaatgccctgactgtgggaagggattcaagcgcaactccaccctcgtcatccaccagcgcatccacactggggagaggccctacgagtgtccccagtgtgggaagaactTCTCTGACAGCTCTAACTTGATccaacaccaacggaggcaccggtaa